In Arvicola amphibius chromosome 1, mArvAmp1.2, whole genome shotgun sequence, one DNA window encodes the following:
- the LOC119824940 gene encoding 60S ribosomal protein L12-like, with protein MPPKFDPNETKVVYLRCTGGEVGATSALAPKIGPLGLSPKKVGDDIAKATGDWKGLRITVKLTIQNRQAQIEVVPSASALIIKTLKEPPRDRKKQKNIKHSVNITFDEIVNIVRQMRHRSLARELSGTIKEILGTAQSVGCNVDGRHPHDIIDDINSGAVECPAS; from the coding sequence ATGCCGCCCAAGTTCGACCCCAACGAGACAAAAGTCGTGTACCTGAGGTGCACCGGAGGTGAGGTCGGCGCCACATCCGCCTTGGCCCCCAAGATCGGCCCCCTGGGTCTGTCTCCGAAAAAAGTTGGTGATGATATTGCCAAGGCAACCGGTGACTGGAAAGGCCTGAGGATTACAGTGAAACTGACCATTCAGAACAGACAGGCCCAGATTGAGGTggtgccctctgcctctgccctgatcATCAAAACCCTCAAGGAGCCaccaagagacaggaagaagcagaagaacatTAAACACAGTGTAAATATCACTTTCGACGAGATTGTCAACATTGTCCGGCAGATGCGACACAGGTCTTTAGCCAGAGAACTTTCTGGAACTATTAAAGAGATCCTGGGAACTGCACAGTCTGTGGGCTGCAATGTGGATGGGCGCCACCCTCATGACATCATTGATGACATCAACAGTGGTGCCGTGGAATGTCCAGCTAGCTAA